A section of the Scyliorhinus torazame isolate Kashiwa2021f chromosome 21, sScyTor2.1, whole genome shotgun sequence genome encodes:
- the LOC140398148 gene encoding interleukin-20 receptor subunit alpha-like: MAIRITALLLLASILSGAEAGLQPPGNLHFTANNGKNIFHWNPAQRHSQIIRYDVQYLRYGQVETFIPVKHCTSIPHHHCDLTQETWDFKVEIIARVRSIIGNITSEWERSENFNPLDSIPLGLPSFTIKAERNMIRVNISAPTLQTGGRNLSMEELLGKPFMYIVSLRENSTGKQPEEVESSGELNKTTVLPGKTYCVSVRAVLNEDTREGNATEEKCATIPITDPAWDTSINIIFGVISAIFLIFSLSLCLGMACWHSLKKQSTIPAVLKSLDRNKKCLSIMDYLSLIEDVVVQQVFADGALIGPCKIQEQDDLWSELKIREASSVDSGIDIGSGSSGPTPLLCEPSNPYMQQTPESSSQRSVSLGGDQNSSQPKESCLINIPETINAAADTEESIASSGYQRQTPRTNATLEQEECSDPAQTAHNIRPCSIPTLDVNITEGFSKGFLSLDDVLLTDNGM, translated from the exons ATGGCAATACGGATTACAGCTCTCCTGCTGCTAGCCTCCATCCTCTCTG GAGCTGAAGCTGGCTTGCAACCCCCGGGAAATCTTCATTTCACTGCCAATAATGGCAAAAACATCTTCCACTGGAATCCAGCACAGAGGCATTCGCAGATCATTCGCTACGATGTGCAATACTTAAG gtaCGGGCAGGTGGAGACATTTATCCCAGTGAAGCACTGTACCAGCATTCCCCACCATCATTGTGACCTCACACAGGAGACCTGGGATTTTAAAGTGGAAATCATCGCCAGAGTCCGAAGTATTATTGGCAACATAACCTCAGAATGGGAAAGATCGGAAAATTTTAACCCCCTAGATTCCA TCCCTTTAGGTTTGCCATCCTTTACTATTAAAGCAGAACGCAACATGATTCGTGTCAATATCTCCGCGCCGACCTTGCAAACGGGCGGAAGGAACCTGTCAATGGAGGAGCTCTTGGGGAAGCCATTCATGTACATTGTCTCTCTGCGTGAGAACAGCACCGGCAAG CAACCCGAAGAGGTTGAGAGCTCAGGAGAATTGAACAAAACCACAGTGCTACCAGGAAAAACCTACTGCGTCAGCGTGAGAGCAGTCCTGAATGAGGACACAAGAGAAGGGAACGCCACGGAAGAGAAATGTGCAACCATCCCTATCACAGACCCAG CATGGGACACTTCAATCAATATCATCTTTGGGGTCATTAGTGCTATCTTCCTAATATTTTCACTAAGCTTGTGCCTCGGAATGGCCTGCTGGCATAGCTTAAAGAAACAAAGCACCATCCCAGCTGTTCTG AAATCTCTCGACAGGAACAAGAAGTGTTTGAGCATCATGGATTACCTGAGTCTGATAGAAGATGTTGTGGTGCAGCAGGTGTTTGCTGACGGTGCTCTCATTGGCCCCTGTAAGATTCAGGAACAGGATGACCTGTGGTCGGAGCTGAAAATCAGGGAGGCATCTTCCGTGGACAGTGGCATCGACATCGGGAGTGGCTCATCGGGCCCGACGCCTTTGCTCTGCGAACCATCGAACCCCTACATGCAGCAAACGCCCGAGTCGAGCAGCCAGAGGAGCGTCAGCCTGGGGGGTGATCAGAACAGCTCTCAGCCCAAAGAATCCTGTTTAATAAACATCCCCGAAACCATAAACGCAGCCGCCGACACTGAGGAAAGCATCGCGTCCTCGGGTTATCAGAGGCAGACACCAAGGACTAATGCCACCTTGGAGCAGGAGGAGTGCAGTGATCCAGCTCAGACGGCCCACAATATACGTCCTTGCTCTATTCCAACACTGGACGTGAACATAACTGAAGGGTTCTCAAAAGGATTTCTCAGCTTAGACGATGTGTTGTTAACGGACAATGGGATGTAG